From Chryseobacterium camelliae:
TTGCCAAGGCTATAGCCTACATACAGGAAAATTTCCTGCTTCAGCCCGGGCTGGAGGAAGTAGCGGAAAAAATACACCTGAGCCCTGCTCATTTCCAGAAGATATTTACGGAATGGGCGGGGACCAGTCCTAAAAAATTCCTTCAGTACATCAGTCTGGAGCATGCTAAAAAGCTGTTGCATGAGGGAAAAGCCAGCGTTGCCGATACGGCCTATGAAACCGGGCTTTCCAGCACCAGCAGGCTGCATGAGATGTTCGTGAATATTGAAGGCATGTCCCCTGCCGAATATAAGAATGGCGGCAGGAGCCTGGAAATAAGTTATAGCTATTCAGACAGTCCGTTCGGATCCATCCTTACGGCTTCAACGCAGAAAGGGATCTGCCATATGGCTTTTGAAGAAGATAAAGAAAAAGGATTGGAAAATCTGAAGCTCAGGTTTCCCAATGCTTCTTTTTTGGAACATCAAACAGCATTTCACATCAGTGCCCTGTCCATTTTCAGTAAAGACTGGAACAGTCCGGAAACAGTGAAGCTTCATTTGAGGGGGACGGATTTCCAGCTTAAAGTCTGGCAAAGCCTTCTTACCATTCCGGCAGGAAAGCTCTCAACATACGGAAGCCTGGCAGAAAAAATAGGCCATTCCCGAGCGCCGCGGGCGGTAGGAACGGCTATCGGCAACAATCCTGTCGCATTTCTGATCCCATGCCACCGCGTGATCCTGTCTTCCGGTGAAATCGGAGGCTACCATTGGGGAAGCCACAGGAAGCAACTGATTATCGGCTGGGAGAACGCGCTTACTGATCCTGAAAATCTGTCTTTTTCCTGATTCTTTAAATTCTTACCGCAATTCCTATTCAGGGAATGGTATACAGCTGTAAGATCATCAGGATCACAGTAAAATTATTTACCTTTAATGGATCAATATATAGTTCACATTCATTATGCTCAGCCTTTTTGAAAATCCGTCAGAAAATCCGGTCAATATCCTTCCATATGATGGTACGGTTCATTATTATGGGAAGGTGTTTTCGGGGGAAATGTCAGAATCTTATTATACCTACCTTTTCAGCCAGATTCCTTGGGAGAACGATGAGGCCATTATTTTCGGCAAGCTGATCACCACCAAGCGAAAAGTAGCCTGGTTTGGGGACCAGCCATTTGAATACACCTATTCCAAACTCACGAAACGAGCCATAGCATGGACTCCTGAATTGCTGGAATTAAAGAAGAAATGTGAAGAATTAAGCGGCGAAACCTATAATTCCTGCCTGCTGAACCTGTATCATGACGGAAACGAAGGAATGGCCTATCACAGCGATGCGGAAAAAGATCTTAAAAAACATGGTGCCATTGCTTCACTGACGTTCGGAGCAGAGCGGAAATTTGCTTTCAAGCATAAAACAACCCAAGAAAAGATTGAGCTGTGGCTTGAAAACGGCAGTTTGCTGGTGATGAAAGGAACCACACAGGACCACTGGCTGCACCGCCTGCCGCCGACTACCAAAGTAAAAACACCCAGAGTCAATCTTACGTTCAGGACGATTGAAGGATAACGGTGCTATCCAGTTAAAATAGATGATGATTATATAAGAATATTGAAAAAGGCAGGCCTTAAATACAATATGCTCTGTTTAAAAATCAGGTGTTAGTCTTCTACTGCTGTTTTTTCCTAATGACCACATGGACGTTCACAGCTGTTTATGGTCTTTATCTCTCGCAGATAAGCAGATTACACAGATTGTTTTAACGTATT
This genomic window contains:
- a CDS encoding alpha-ketoglutarate-dependent dioxygenase AlkB family protein: MLSLFENPSENPVNILPYDGTVHYYGKVFSGEMSESYYTYLFSQIPWENDEAIIFGKLITTKRKVAWFGDQPFEYTYSKLTKRAIAWTPELLELKKKCEELSGETYNSCLLNLYHDGNEGMAYHSDAEKDLKKHGAIASLTFGAERKFAFKHKTTQEKIELWLENGSLLVMKGTTQDHWLHRLPPTTKVKTPRVNLTFRTIEG
- a CDS encoding bifunctional transcriptional activator/DNA repair enzyme AdaA; protein product: MFTQSQINYQRIAKAIAYIQENFLLQPGLEEVAEKIHLSPAHFQKIFTEWAGTSPKKFLQYISLEHAKKLLHEGKASVADTAYETGLSSTSRLHEMFVNIEGMSPAEYKNGGRSLEISYSYSDSPFGSILTASTQKGICHMAFEEDKEKGLENLKLRFPNASFLEHQTAFHISALSIFSKDWNSPETVKLHLRGTDFQLKVWQSLLTIPAGKLSTYGSLAEKIGHSRAPRAVGTAIGNNPVAFLIPCHRVILSSGEIGGYHWGSHRKQLIIGWENALTDPENLSFS